The following is a genomic window from Niabella soli DSM 19437.
ATAATGGCCAGAGACCTGCCCGACTCTGTCATTACGCTAAAGCTATTTTTGAGGTTTATAATAACGGTTCGCTGCAACCGAAAGCGGTAAGCCGATGCAAAGGATCAGGATAAGGAGACTGGTTGCGATGCTTGATGGCTTTGACGGGAACGTGCCGATCTGTGATAGGGGTACGATCACAAGGTTCATGACACACCAAACAAAACTGCCGTACAACACAGCGGTGATCCATTTGTTTTTATGGAGCAGGCCTACTTTAGGATAAATGAAAAAGAAGAACAGGGTAAAAAGTATCGCGATGCAGTAATGAAGCAAAAGCCCCAGCAGGTACATGGGCGCCTGCGACTCAAAAGCGCTTTTACCGGCAAGACCGCTGGCAATGTATTGCAGCACAAATAAAGGATTCCTTCCGGTAACAATATAAAAATGCAAAAAAGCGGCACTGATATCCAGCGTGCCGGCGAGTATGCCGGCTTTGATAATCGTACGGGTAAGAGGCTTCATAATGGCGTTTAGTTAAAAAATGGAAGGTAACTAAAATTACAAATTATATTCTGTATGTTGATTCTGTGAAGGTTGTTTATTTCTTACACCATTCTATTTGAATCGCCACAGGCGATATAATAAGACTGCGAAGCTGAAAGCCTCGCAGAGCGCGGGATTGCTAAGTTACAGCTTATATCATTTATGCAAGTCAATAGCCGGGAAGCCGGAAATACGGGAAAGTGTTGTTCTGCAACTGTGTCGGGTTTACCGCATCACCGCCTTCCCTGCTGATAAATACTTCTTAGTCGCCCCGCAGTTCTCAGTGTTTCTGTGCTTCAGTGGCAATGAAACTCTTTTGTATTAGAACGGATAACCAATACCAATATTGAAGATGAGGTTTTGCTTCCGCCATTTTGAATCGCCGAAATTTATCTGATCAAATACCCATCGTTGGCCGGCGGGAAGGTAAGGCTTGCGAAAAGGGGTGGCGAGGTCGAAACGCACAATAAATATTTTTGCATCTACCCTTAAGCCCAAACCACCACCCACCGCCATCTGGCTGAAAACATTGGAAAAGCGAAATTGTCCACCCGGCCGGCTCGTATCCTCTTTTGCCAGCCAGATATTTCCTGCATCGATAAAAGCAGCGCCCTGTATAACACTGAATAGTTTTGCTCTTAGCTCCGTATTCAGCATTACCTTAATATCACCTCCCTGGTCTGCAAAAAGATTAAGGCCATTGGCGTTTATATTAAAGGTGCCCGGCCCCAGGGAACGGGAGCGGAAAGCCCTGATATCATTACTTCCCCCGGCAAAGAATTGCCGAACATAAGGAAGCGAACTGCTGTTGCCATAAGGGATTCCATACCCGATATTCACCCGGTTGGCCCAGATGAGCCCCTTATTTATTTTATAATAATCCCTGAAATCCGCTTCTAAGCGTATAAACTGGTTGGTAGCGGTATTGAATAATCTTTTTACCCCATCAGAATCTTTCTTAAGAAAGGCGTTAATAAGATTGCCGGCCGTTTCAGCGGTTCCGGTAAACAGGAAATTGTTCCTTCGTGCCGTCTGCATTTGATTGGTGTAGGTGAACGTATAATTACTGCCTATGATAAACTGGTTCTCAAAATTATTCCGTAAGGAAGGCACCTGCTCCAGCATACGGTGGAAACTATCTGTTGTATTGGCGGTTCGTATATAGCTGATGGAAATAGGATTCAGTGTGTGCTCATTGAATTCATTGCCCTTCCAGATATAACCGATCTCTCCCTGACCGGAAAGCAGGGTATAATAATTACTCCGGTTGAGTAGCTGGCTCCCGATGGTGAAATGGGTTTTGGGCACATAAGCGTTGTGCGTGCCGGCATTAAAAAATACAAAACGGGGAACTGTTAGCCGGGCCTGTGCGCCCAGGGAATAGGAAGCAGAGCCCGAGGGCTGCCCGCTGAACTGTTTTTCAAACCCGCCAGACAGGCTGAGGTTGAGCTGTTCGGCGCCGTGAAAAAGATTTTTATTTGTATGTGTTATTTTTACTTCGGACCCCACAAAGTTGTTCGACTTACTGGTGCCGGTCAAAGAAAGGGAGAGCGCATTTTTTTTGGAAGAGGTTAGCAGAAAGTTCAGGTCCAGTTGGTCGTTCCCCGGAACGGAATCCACCGGGTTAAACTCGGCTTTTACAAAACGGAAAGTGCCGATATTGACCAGGCGGTTCAGGCTCAGGGAGTGATCGGTGCGGTTGTAACGGGCGCCTTTTTGAAAAAAGATCAGGTGCTCAAAAAGCGCGGGTTTATATAGCCGTGCCGGATCATAGATGGTATAATCCTTGAAGACAACAGGTGTTGCTTTTCGAATGAAGGAATCCCTGCGGAGCGAATAGTTGGGATAGATATCAATGTTCCGGATATAATAGGGATGCAGGGCCTCCAGGGGGGTATTGTTTTTTATTGTCAGATCCAGGTTGACCTGGTTGCTGCCAATGGTACTGTCTGCCCGGAATAATAAAAAGTCGGGGTTGAAATAAAAGTATCCTCTTTCTTTCAGCAGGTTGTCGATCCGTTCCCGTTCCTCCTTCATTTTATCCAGGTCGTAATAAGCTCCTGTTTTTACCAGTGTTTTGCCTCTGGCTGAATCGATAATGGCGGAGAGCTCGTTGGCGCCAGCATTTGGGAAATTTACCTGGTTAATGGTATACCTGGGGCCGGAATAGATCGTATAAACGACTTTCCCTTTTTTTTCTTCGGTAACGGCTTCGCCGGAACCATTGTTTTGCAGGAACCCTTTGCTGCTCATATAGCTGCGCAGGATGTTTACATTATTGACGATTTTTACCTGGCTCATCAGCACAGGTGGTTCTCCTAATTTGTATTTGATCCAGTATTTAAGACCCTTTTTCTTTTTGGGCTCCTTCACCATATTGTAGAAGGATAATTTATACCGCCATCCTAAAAGCTTTTTATTGGGCAGGGGCCTGATCCGTGCTTCCAGTTCATTCTGAAATGTTTTCTGATCTTTCACCGCCGGTGTATCGGGGTTTAGTTTCATAACGGGGCCGGTATACAGCACCTGTCCGGGTTGTAAATTACGGGTAGTACTGCAGGCCGCCGCCAGCACCACAAAGAGTAAAAGATATATCGACCTGTTTTTAATCATCTGTTTTGTTTTGCCGCTTACGGGATGGGTTTAGATTGGCGTCCGCATTATAGCGATTGCCTCTTTTTTTGAAGCTATTAAACACTTCGCGGAATTTATTGTATTCTACCACGATCATAAACCCGACACCGGTTTCAATGATTTGTCCTTCAATGATCCCTTCTGTCTGGTTGCGCCGGTAAGCCCTGAGGCGATACCTGCCGTCCCTGGAAAGCAGGTATTCTATATTTACATTGCTGGCCAGTTGTGAGGCGCCCTGGTTCTGACTGGTGCCTTCCAAATTAAAATTATTCCCGATGGTTACACTCAGCCGGTCATTCAGCAGCCGCTTAGTGAAGGCTACATTCAGATCTGTTTTTGTTTGCGCGCTGCCGGTGGTATAGTCCTGTTGAGAGTTAAGATCGAAGTTGATGTCGACACCTTTAATGAGGCTGGCCGCCAGGTTGTTTAATTGTTGGGTTAATAATTTACTGGCGCTCTGGCGGGCGATCATTTCCGGAGAGGCGCTACCGGCCAGGCTTTCAAACGGGTTGTCGGAGATAAACCGGTTCAGGGCCAGTAAGGCAAAGACCTGTTTGTTGAGCTCGCTTTCGCTGCTGTTCACCTGTTGCAGGCGGGTATATACCGTCCCGTTGAAAGCGTTCCGTTCGTTCTCCGGCATATCGATCCGGAAGCTTATTTTGGGCTTGAGCAGTTCCCCGCTCATATTCAGATATACATAGAAGGGGAGTTTCTGTTTGTACATCGTTCGCATACTGTTATCCATTTCGCCCAACTGGTCGGCTATCAGATCCATGGCCGAAGTGTTTACTTCATACATCGCGGTAATGTCCGTATTGGCTTCGGTGGGCGCACCCGTCCATTGTATACTGCTTCCCTGCTGGATCTTAAATTCGCGTTTTGCCAGGCCGCCTACGGTCAGGTTATAACTCCCGTCGGTGATCTCATATCTACCGGTAAGCGTCGTGCGGCCACTGGGGTCCATCTGCAAACTTAATGCCGCATCGCCTTTTACCTTTAATGCATCACCGTTTTGCGGATCAACCACGATGGTGATCTCCGCTTCTTTGTCAACGGAAAGATCGCCGGAAATATTCATCCCTTTTAATGGCGAACGGGTCAGGCTATCCACATTAATGGAATCACGCCCGTTAAAAGGCGGTGCATTTTTATCTACAAAAACAACCACTCCTTCCTGCGCTGCAACAGTGGGGTCGTCTTCAGGAATTACAAAAGTGAATTTGGTCCCTTTGTTAATTTTGGCTTGCAGATTGGCCGTTGGTTTATTCAGATCACCGGTGATGCGGGCGTTGATATTCACATATACTTTTCCGTAAAAAAGTTCATTGTCCGCTTCTGTGGAATTCATTACCCTGAAATTGTTGGCCCGGATGGAAAGATTAAACCCGGGGTTGGAATAATTAGAAGTGTTGATAGTGCCATTAATGGTCAGCGGCTGGTTGGCTGAATCGCGGATCGTGAAATTTTTAAAAGATAAACCTGATGGAGTAAAGTTGATTGTTTCGTTTTTTAGCTGATAATAGCTGTTGAGCTGCGTAATGTTTAGCCCTGCATCTTTAAAGGTAAGCGCGCCCAGCAGGGAGGGCTTACTCAAAGGCCCTTTTATGGTAAGGGCTCCTGTCAGCATACCCCTGCCATCCCTGACCTGGCCGCCCGACAAGCTCTCAATATGTTTCAGGTCGATCCTGTTTACCGCCACATTCAGATCCAGTGCGCTATTGGGCTTGGTGTAATAAAACCCGCTTATTTTAATGTCATGGATTCCGGTAAGTGCAATGTTTGTTTTAAAAGCATTCTCGGTGTTGTTGTCAACATTTATCTGTGCGTTGCCCAGCTCGTCTTTTTCATACCGCAGGTTTTCGATCCTCAGGTCCGATTCGAATTTTGGATTGGAGGCAATATCTTTTATGTCAATAGTGCCGTTCAGCTTTCCGCCAACGAGTGAAGTGTCCTGTTCTGCATACCTTGTTAAGGTTTCCAGCATGAAATTGGAAAACCGGATGTTGACCGGCGCATTAGGCTGGTCTGATAAACTATTGACGGCAAGCGACTGACCCTTATTGCTGATAGTGAAATTGTGAATGGAAACGCCCGCCTTGCCATATTGGATGCGGTTGTCCGGGGCCACCGTCCACGGGTCATAATTCAATAGTAACTTATGCGGATCAAGACTGAATTGGTAGGTCTGATCCTGGGCCTTAAAATTGCCGCCGACCATATATTTGTCCTGCTCTTTGCTGTCTCTTAAAAACAGGTTCACGGCAAGCATATTATGTGCTGCGTTACCACTTATCTCGGAATGATAAAAGCTGACGGAAGGGCTTTCCACGCTTTTAATGTTTAACGCATAATTAAGGGTGGCGGAATCTTTATTATTAATATTGAGGCTGATATTCTTTACGTCAAAACTGTCATAAACCATATGCGGTATATCGGCATTTAACAAAAGACTATCGGCCTGTGTGTTGATCAATCCATTCAAATTAACCGGGGATAAGGTGGTCAATGAAGGCACAAACTGTTGGATCAATGCGGGCTTTATAAGGGCCACCTGGAACTGCATCCGCTGCGGTGCGATCCTTTTTGTGGGTGCAAACTGATAGTATTTATTGATCTGGTTAATAAATGCCTGTCCGATCTGGGTGAGCTGGTAATTGCCATCCAGTTCTGCTGTAAGAAAATCGGAATACAGCGACAGATGATGATGGTCTTTTGTTGCAGCGGCAATAAGATTTAAGGTATCTACATTGTACACTTTGCCATTCGTTCCGATCTGTACGCTATTTAATAGGGCTGTTCCATTCAGGTTGTCGGGGTCGGCGGAACTGAAATCTACCGTTGCCAGCCCGCTAAGCTTTAGTTCCTCTTTATAAAAATTCAGCTTTTGAAGATCCAGGCGTTTCAGATCCACGGTGCCTTTAATGGAGGGCGACTTTCCCGCCAATCCTATTTTAGTATCCAGCGTAAAATGCGCATTGGTATCGGCACTGGCTGCGTTTAAGACCAGGTTGTTGGGTGTATAGGAGCCATTGAGTTTAATGTCGCGGTAATCATATTTGTTGTATTGTGCATGAGCAATGGTGCCGTCTATTTTTGCATTTATTTTTTTGGGGTTCAGGCTTTGCCCGTTAACAGTGGCCAATAAAGATACCCGGCCCAACTGATCCTGTTGTTTTAATAAACGCCCGAGGTTAAACTCCGAAAGCTGCAGGTTCGCGCGGTAGCGCTCGCGGTCTTTAGGACCACTCAGCGCCGCCTGTACTTTTGCATTGCCCATATCGGTTTTGATGTTCAGGGCGGTGGTAAAATTCGCCATGCTCCCATTGAAGTTCCCGGCTGCCGCAATAGTACCGGGCAGCTCAATAGATGTTGGCAAAGCGGATTTTGGAACGAATGCCCGCAAGTCTGTTTTTGAAGTTTGTAATTTTTTTATGTTCAGGTTAAAAATGCTTTTGTTCACGTCGGGCAGGCCCCTGATATGTCCCGCAACATCAATAGCGGTGTTTTGCAAACCCGCTGCCTGCAGTTTATCAATCGTTAAATTATTGAGATAACCGCTAAAAGCCGCTGCCAGGCTGATGCGCTGGCTTCTTTTATCTGCCGGGATCATGGGTGATAAATAATAAAGATCCTGCAGGCCAATGATGGTGTTACGGAAAGCTATATCCATCTTTACCTTTTCCGGATGTTTGGTAAGGTCATCCTTTGAAGTGTAAGTGAGCAGACTGTTATTATCAATTTGCGTGAAAGGAGTTTTCAGCATCAGACCATCGACTTTTATTTGCTGGTCCGTGTAGGCTATAGCTCCTTTGAGATCGTTGATTGTAAAACCACTGCTATCTTTAAGTTTACCCGCGGCGATGGTTGCTTTTATGCCTGCACTGTCGATAGCTATTGTATTACCGGTTAATCCCAGGCCTGTTATATTGAGGTGATTGAAATCTACATGCCCGGGCGTAGGTTTTGCCGAAAGATCGTCGTACTTTATCGTATTATTCGCCAGGATAATTTTATTTAAATACAGACTGAAGGCATTGTCGCTGGTGCTGTCGGCAGCGGCCTTCACCGCTTGCTGATTGGCCGGGGTAGGGCGGTAGGCAAAGTTGACGATCGAATTGTGCAGCAACGCATCGGAAGACTGGTACCGTCCATGGGTAAGATCGATCAACAAGTCTTTTAAAGTAAACTCATTCAAACCTAACAAGGCACGGGTATCTGAAAGTCCGTCGTTATAAACAAGGTTTACTTTATTGAGCGCCAGGTTACCGAATTCGATCAGCGGCAATTGACCACTCTTTTTTCCCTCTGTTTTTTGTATGTTGGAATCAATATGCTGTTGCAATACCGTTAGCGGTTTGTTTTGGTAATAATGCAGGTCGGAATTGCTGATGCTCAGATCGGCTAAGGTGTAAAGCATCTGGTCCGGGTCAAAAGTTTTTACCCTGGCGTTCAAATGGCCAAGGGAAAGCCCCGCATCATTGCCGGCTACATCATCTTTAAAATTGATCCGAATGTCGCGGAAAGTAATTTTGTCCAGTTTGAATTTTAATGCGGCCGTAGTGTCTTTTTTTTCTTCTTCCTTCGTTTTTTTCTGGTCCGATAATAATGAATCCACAAGGAACTGGTAGTTGAAAACCGTATCTGGATTTAACCGGCGCACATACGCCCGCACCGTATCAAGTTCGATGGAGCTTATCTCCACCCGATTAGAAAGGAGGGCGATCATATCAAGGTTTACGCCCAGTTTCCCCGCATACAGCAAGGTGTCTTTTTTCTGATCGGCTATATAAAATTTATTAAGCTCCAGATCTTTCGGGAAGCCGATGCGGATCCGCTCCAGGCTGATCTCCGTGTTCGTTTTCTTTTTAAGATAATTGATCACCTTACCTTTAATGAAATCCTGTACGAACGGTAAATTGAGAGATAGCACCAACAGCACAACGAGCACCATAATACTTATGATTACCCGTAGCGTTATTCTGAGTCCTTTTTTTACTGTTTTGTTCAAATGGTTACCGCTTATCTGATAAAGTAGAGTTCATTATCCGGTGATTCTGCAAACCTAATAGATTTCTCTTTCTTTTGGATAGAATCCGGGGCTTAATTTGCTCAAAATCACAGCAAATAGGAAGGGGGAAAGTTCCGTATCTTAGCTATATTATGAAACGAAAGATTGGCTTTTCCTTTTTGCTGTTATGTGTTACATTTTTTTCTTCGCGCGCTCAGGTTGCCTTAACGCCAGAACAAAGGGTTCAATGGTTTTCTGATGCGCGTTTTGGAATGTTTATTCATTGGGGGCTTTACAGCGCTGCCGAAGGAATATGGAAAGGTGAACGCTTACGTAACGGCAACAACTATGCCGAATGGATCCGTTACCGCAACCGTATCTCAAAGGAAGACTACGGAACGCTGGCGAACCGGTTCCAATGGGATAAAATTAACCCCGAAGCATGGGTATTGCTTGCGAAAAATGCAGGCATGAAATATATTATTATCACCGCCAAGCACCATGATGGCGTTGCCATCTGGAATTCCAAGGCCAGCGATTATAACCTTAGCAAACTAGGCCATACCAACCGGGATGTGATAAAAGAGCTGGCAGCAGCCTGTAAGAAACACGGCATGAAACTGGGTTTTTATTATTCGCATTGGCTGGATTGGGAACATCCTTACGGATGGGATCATAACAAAGCTATAACCGGCCCGGTTACCGATGCACAGTACAATCAATACTGGCAGGAGAAAGTGATGCCGCAGTTGCGGGAGTTGCTAACCAACTATGGCGATATTGCGGTGCTTTGGTTTGATATGTGGTTGAATTATAAGAATACGATCGTTAAAAAAGAGCAACTGGAACAAGTGATAAAACTGGTGCGGGCGTTGCAGCCCGGCTGCCTGATCAATTCGCGCCTGGGATTGCCTTCGGATACACCCGGCATTGATTTTGAAACATTGGGCGATAATCAGTTTGGTGCGGTGTATAAAGAGCATCCCTGGGAAACAGCGGGCACCATTGCGCATAGCTGGGGCTATAATGCTTTGGAGAACCAATGGAAATCGACCAGCCAGTTATTACAATCGCTGATCGGGAATGTAAGTCTGAATGGCGATTTTACCCTGAACATCGGTCCGCGCGCAGACGGTTCGGTTCCCTATGAAGGGATCAACCGGTTAAATGATATGGGTAAATGGCTGAAAAAAAACGGGGAGTCAATATATGGATGCACCGGGCTGAACCTGAGACCGGGTCAGCATGACTGGGGGCGCATTACCACAAAAATGAATGGTACGAAACAGATGGTGTACCTGCAGGTGTATAACTGGCCGCTGGATCAGGTATTGAGACTTACAGGCATTTTATCGAAGCCAGAGAAAGCGGAACTGCTGACCGATGCGGGGAGAAAGCCCTTGCCCTTCACACAGAATGGTCCGCTAACGCATATTCAGTTGCCTGATAAAGCCGGGGATAACTTTGTATCTACTATAGTATTGCAATATGCGCTGCCCCTGAAACTGGATGAAGAAGTGGCAGCAGAATCCAGCTTCGGTGGATGCTCCTTAAATAGCGAAAACCTATGGGAGAATGCGCCTCAATATAAACAGGTAAAATATGATGGCTTAAAGCCCACCCATCGCGTTATCAACAAACCCGGCCGTATTGCCTGGGAATTTTATGCACCCGAAGCAGGCGTTTATAGTGTGGACCTGTCTTATCATAATGCTTCTCAGGAAAAGGTCGCCGTTACAGTAAATGTAAGTAACCAGGATCTTGTGAAGGAATTAGGGCCAACCGGGAAAGTGGTTGTAGAACCGAACGACAGTAATACCGATGAATTTGCAGAGGAGCGTATCGGGACGATTTCTATTCCTCAAAAAGGATTTTACCA
Proteins encoded in this region:
- the tamL gene encoding translocation and assembly module lipoprotein TamL — translated: MIKNRSIYLLLFVVLAAACSTTRNLQPGQVLYTGPVMKLNPDTPAVKDQKTFQNELEARIRPLPNKKLLGWRYKLSFYNMVKEPKKKKGLKYWIKYKLGEPPVLMSQVKIVNNVNILRSYMSSKGFLQNNGSGEAVTEEKKGKVVYTIYSGPRYTINQVNFPNAGANELSAIIDSARGKTLVKTGAYYDLDKMKEERERIDNLLKERGYFYFNPDFLLFRADSTIGSNQVNLDLTIKNNTPLEALHPYYIRNIDIYPNYSLRRDSFIRKATPVVFKDYTIYDPARLYKPALFEHLIFFQKGARYNRTDHSLSLNRLVNIGTFRFVKAEFNPVDSVPGNDQLDLNFLLTSSKKNALSLSLTGTSKSNNFVGSEVKITHTNKNLFHGAEQLNLSLSGGFEKQFSGQPSGSASYSLGAQARLTVPRFVFFNAGTHNAYVPKTHFTIGSQLLNRSNYYTLLSGQGEIGYIWKGNEFNEHTLNPISISYIRTANTTDSFHRMLEQVPSLRNNFENQFIIGSNYTFTYTNQMQTARRNNFLFTGTAETAGNLINAFLKKDSDGVKRLFNTATNQFIRLEADFRDYYKINKGLIWANRVNIGYGIPYGNSSSLPYVRQFFAGGSNDIRAFRSRSLGPGTFNINANGLNLFADQGGDIKVMLNTELRAKLFSVIQGAAFIDAGNIWLAKEDTSRPGGQFRFSNVFSQMAVGGGLGLRVDAKIFIVRFDLATPFRKPYLPAGQRWVFDQINFGDSKWRKQNLIFNIGIGYPF
- a CDS encoding translocation/assembly module TamB domain-containing protein translates to MNKTVKKGLRITLRVIISIMVLVVLLVLSLNLPFVQDFIKGKVINYLKKKTNTEISLERIRIGFPKDLELNKFYIADQKKDTLLYAGKLGVNLDMIALLSNRVEISSIELDTVRAYVRRLNPDTVFNYQFLVDSLLSDQKKTKEEEKKDTTAALKFKLDKITFRDIRINFKDDVAGNDAGLSLGHLNARVKTFDPDQMLYTLADLSISNSDLHYYQNKPLTVLQQHIDSNIQKTEGKKSGQLPLIEFGNLALNKVNLVYNDGLSDTRALLGLNEFTLKDLLIDLTHGRYQSSDALLHNSIVNFAYRPTPANQQAVKAAADSTSDNAFSLYLNKIILANNTIKYDDLSAKPTPGHVDFNHLNITGLGLTGNTIAIDSAGIKATIAAGKLKDSSGFTINDLKGAIAYTDQQIKVDGLMLKTPFTQIDNNSLLTYTSKDDLTKHPEKVKMDIAFRNTIIGLQDLYYLSPMIPADKRSQRISLAAAFSGYLNNLTIDKLQAAGLQNTAIDVAGHIRGLPDVNKSIFNLNIKKLQTSKTDLRAFVPKSALPTSIELPGTIAAAGNFNGSMANFTTALNIKTDMGNAKVQAALSGPKDRERYRANLQLSEFNLGRLLKQQDQLGRVSLLATVNGQSLNPKKINAKIDGTIAHAQYNKYDYRDIKLNGSYTPNNLVLNAASADTNAHFTLDTKIGLAGKSPSIKGTVDLKRLDLQKLNFYKEELKLSGLATVDFSSADPDNLNGTALLNSVQIGTNGKVYNVDTLNLIAAATKDHHHLSLYSDFLTAELDGNYQLTQIGQAFINQINKYYQFAPTKRIAPQRMQFQVALIKPALIQQFVPSLTTLSPVNLNGLINTQADSLLLNADIPHMVYDSFDVKNISLNINNKDSATLNYALNIKSVESPSVSFYHSEISGNAAHNMLAVNLFLRDSKEQDKYMVGGNFKAQDQTYQFSLDPHKLLLNYDPWTVAPDNRIQYGKAGVSIHNFTISNKGQSLAVNSLSDQPNAPVNIRFSNFMLETLTRYAEQDTSLVGGKLNGTIDIKDIASNPKFESDLRIENLRYEKDELGNAQINVDNNTENAFKTNIALTGIHDIKISGFYYTKPNSALDLNVAVNRIDLKHIESLSGGQVRDGRGMLTGALTIKGPLSKPSLLGALTFKDAGLNITQLNSYYQLKNETINFTPSGLSFKNFTIRDSANQPLTINGTINTSNYSNPGFNLSIRANNFRVMNSTEADNELFYGKVYVNINARITGDLNKPTANLQAKINKGTKFTFVIPEDDPTVAAQEGVVVFVDKNAPPFNGRDSINVDSLTRSPLKGMNISGDLSVDKEAEITIVVDPQNGDALKVKGDAALSLQMDPSGRTTLTGRYEITDGSYNLTVGGLAKREFKIQQGSSIQWTGAPTEANTDITAMYEVNTSAMDLIADQLGEMDNSMRTMYKQKLPFYVYLNMSGELLKPKISFRIDMPENERNAFNGTVYTRLQQVNSSESELNKQVFALLALNRFISDNPFESLAGSASPEMIARQSASKLLTQQLNNLAASLIKGVDINFDLNSQQDYTTGSAQTKTDLNVAFTKRLLNDRLSVTIGNNFNLEGTSQNQGASQLASNVNIEYLLSRDGRYRLRAYRRNQTEGIIEGQIIETGVGFMIVVEYNKFREVFNSFKKRGNRYNADANLNPSRKRQNKTDD
- a CDS encoding alpha-L-fucosidase; this translates as MKRKIGFSFLLLCVTFFSSRAQVALTPEQRVQWFSDARFGMFIHWGLYSAAEGIWKGERLRNGNNYAEWIRYRNRISKEDYGTLANRFQWDKINPEAWVLLAKNAGMKYIIITAKHHDGVAIWNSKASDYNLSKLGHTNRDVIKELAAACKKHGMKLGFYYSHWLDWEHPYGWDHNKAITGPVTDAQYNQYWQEKVMPQLRELLTNYGDIAVLWFDMWLNYKNTIVKKEQLEQVIKLVRALQPGCLINSRLGLPSDTPGIDFETLGDNQFGAVYKEHPWETAGTIAHSWGYNALENQWKSTSQLLQSLIGNVSLNGDFTLNIGPRADGSVPYEGINRLNDMGKWLKKNGESIYGCTGLNLRPGQHDWGRITTKMNGTKQMVYLQVYNWPLDQVLRLTGILSKPEKAELLTDAGRKPLPFTQNGPLTHIQLPDKAGDNFVSTIVLQYALPLKLDEEVAAESSFGGCSLNSENLWENAPQYKQVKYDGLKPTHRVINKPGRIAWEFYAPEAGVYSVDLSYHNASQEKVAVTVNVSNQDLVKELGPTGKVVVEPNDSNTDEFAEERIGTISIPQKGFYQVVLKADPKAGQSLLFNRIWIIKK